Within the Glycine soja cultivar W05 chromosome 3, ASM419377v2, whole genome shotgun sequence genome, the region CTCCTGCTTCATGGACACGTGGTCTTTCTCCAAGTCAGTGAGCCTCATTCTCATTCTTGCAACTTCAAGCTTCAGTTCTCTGTTCTCTCTTCTAACAGATGCATAGTTATCTCTTGGGGAAATGGCTCCACTCCCTGCACCACTCCCTGAACGGTGAGGGAACTGACCAAAGAAGAGTTGGTTGTGCCCTCCATTCATGGCATTGCGAAGCCTCATTTGCTCGAAGTAAAGAACTTGAACCACCATCTGCACCGGTAGCCTTTCGTTCTGTGCTGCATGGCTGCATGCTTCTTGAGACAGTTTCTGACAATCAATGGTTTTGCATAGCCGGTTCCTCTCTGGGTCCTTCATGTTTGGATGAACCTACATCATAAGGAAACAGACAACAGGCACACATTGGTGACTACAAGTCTACAACCAACAATAACATTATACTTTAAatctgattaaaattataaccaAAGTAAATAGGTCATGCACTTATCATGTAAAAAGTCTTTATATcgtcatttaatcataaattgtgatatatgataagtttgtcagcttttataataattatcttcaaAGTCATATCTCTTGTGATTTCTTATTAGATGATAGTGTAAAACTCTTTAAACTGATGGTCATAGAAAGTAAACTTCTCAACATAGAGTAAATAGTCTGTTCACTTTTTACTATATTatccaatcataaattatcatatatgacaaatttgttaacttttactataattatattaaaagtcaTGACAAGATGGTTTCTGATTAACTGAATGTGTAGATTCTTCTTATAAGgataatgtataaaaattaaactcttctCTGAAAGCATAGACATGATAGGAGTAATTTTCACCTTAAGGAAGATGTCAACAGCTCTATAGAGTCCATCACTAACCACACGTGCATGATCTGGAAGCAGTTCTGCAAGTGCTGTGAATTTTGAAGGCAACAAGTTTGAGTCTAGTGCTACTTCCGCGAGATAATTGTCCAGCAATTTGGATACCTTTATGATTGAGCTTTGTTTAGGAGATCCAGGACTGTCAAAATCATACACCATTTGGCTCTCATCAATGTAGTTGTCACTATCTTCGCCATCCTCCTCGTCCATGTttagataaatagagaagatcCTCAGAATTGAGTCTGTGTCATACATTGTGTTATGGGAGTTTTGAGGTGAGTTTGTTGGGATCAAGATGTCTTCAAGAATGGCCTGGTCAAGTTGCAGACTAATTCTCCTCTCCAAATCAGATTTACAAGGAGTTGATGCAGATGCTGCTATTGCACCCTTCAACAAACTAGAGAGGAATCCCATTGGAACCGGGCTTTTCCTCGAGTGAGTTGGGAGTAAACCAACAATGGTTTCAACAACCACCCTTTGTTTCTTTTGAAATTCCAAGTCATGAAGACTTCCCTTCACCACTTGAGGGTCTCTAACACCAATCCCTTGAAGAGAACCATGGGCATAGTTCATCAAAATCTTGCTGATCATGTCTTGTTTTAGTCCCTTTGACTTCACAACAGACACAACTCGTTGGAAGAACTCAAGACTAAGAACATTGAAAGACTTCCCCCACCAATCTGAGGGTGTTTCTGGCTCCATGGTTGGTGTGGTTTTAGAAGGGAAAGTGTGATCTAGTTTTAGTAGACCAGTTGTAAGCTGTTCTTTGCACGCGTTGTTCGCAATTGCGTTGATTAGCTTGTTGACAAGGTTTATTTGTTCAGATATGGGACGAAGAGCCTCACAACAGTGAAGAACATGTACTGTGCTTGATATGTTAGGGAGCACTGTGTCCCTTAGATATGCTTCAGCTCTGGCCTCCAAGTTTTTTTCAGCGAATTCTTCGGTCATTTCAAGAAAATGGGCCGCGCAACGTAGCAAGGCCACATTTGAGAGGGTGAACTCAACATTGATTCCATAGCAAAACTTGGAAGCTAGCTCAAATGCCTCTGCACCACCTGGCACATTTGGGAGACTTATGCGTAAAACTTTTGAATCTTTTGCATCTAACAGCAGCTTCCGAATTCTTCCACTCCGAGAAACCAGAGGAAACTAGAGCAAAAATTGCTACACTTTCAGTACACAGTGAAAATCTGTGAACTAACAGCAACTATGTTCATATTCCTTTTtttcctagttttttttttctttcttgttttaaaCATAGTCATAAGTAGAAGCCATTAAAAAATCATAGCATGGTTATGTTCATGATTCTGTTACCACTTATCAGCCATTAATGCTAGTGGACTAAGGTTGGGCATGAAATTCTCTTCAAAGGAGCTAATGATACATAGATTAATTAATCAAACTACTAATATAAGATTATTGACTATACATGTTTCATggcaaaataaaagtaaaagtaatGATGCTGAATGTTTAACCTCTTATCAGAATGGTAGCTAGTTTCCTTTACCTTGTGAAGTGCGAAGGTTGATGCTCCTACTTCGATGGTAAGATCGCTAGATACATCAGATATCGGCCTGCAAAAAACAAATATGGCCGAATCATCACATGACATAGAACATGGAAATTTCAACATGTATCTAAAACTGTTGCTGCGGCATACgtattaccaaaattaaattatcaagaCCATGAAATAACCTTTAGCTACCAGCATGTGTTTGCAATTTAATGTAACAATTGGACTCAAGCCATGTGCTCTCTACAACCCAAAAGAAACCTTAATCTCCCAATGTCAAAAACTTACGTAAGATTGGCCCCAACTCTAATAAATACAGAAATTTAGGCAAGACTAAATAGGCACACTACTACTGCAGACACAACATGGTTACATGAGTTTCAATTCAAATTGATATTTCAGGACTAATTGGTTGTGTCACTGTAGTGGAACCCATGAATGCAAATCATTGAACATCTAAGATATGAAGAGGAAATCAACATTGGAGTCACTCTAGTATGGTCAGGTTGATGTCAAACACATGTCCTGATCTATGTGCAGCCAAAagggttttcatttttttacatagTCGGTGAGCTTCTATTACATCATCTCCTCACTCATTTAGGGCCTAAAGATAATAAAAGCACGAGAATAATTGACAGACAAACATTAATTGTCGTTCACATTGCTGACAGAAGATGAGATCTGAACATTCGCCAGCAGCGCCATACCGCTGTCAGGTGGGTAAAACACTACATCAAGCTCAATGTTACATCTTTATCTACCAATCTCACCGTTTTAACCTATACCATGATGTACTTGAAGTGTTGTTTTCTACCATAAATTTGGACAGGCTGTGACTATGTCAGATAAGAAATCTTGGCACATGAGATGCACTAACACACACTGGCAAGTGGCAACACAAggcaaaagaaaattaagattcCAAAGA harbors:
- the LOC114407341 gene encoding BTB/POZ domain-containing protein At1g03010-like isoform X1 codes for the protein MGAVTVGELKPSISGKRTFRPSSSIRHATEWPISDVSSDLTIEVGASTFALHKFPLVSRSGRIRKLLLDAKDSKVLRISLPNVPGGAEAFELASKFCYGINVEFTLSNVALLRCAAHFLEMTEEFAEKNLEARAEAYLRDTVLPNISSTVHVLHCCEALRPISEQINLVNKLINAIANNACKEQLTTGLLKLDHTFPSKTTPTMEPETPSDWWGKSFNVLSLEFFQRVVSVVKSKGLKQDMISKILMNYAHGSLQGIGVRDPQVVKGSLHDLEFQKKQRVVVETIVGLLPTHSRKSPVPMGFLSSLLKGAIAASASTPCKSDLERRISLQLDQAILEDILIPTNSPQNSHNTMYDTDSILRIFSIYLNMDEEDGEDSDNYIDESQMVYDFDSPGSPKQSSIIKVSKLLDNYLAEVALDSNLLPSKFTALAELLPDHARVVSDGLYRAVDIFLKVHPNMKDPERNRLCKTIDCQKLSQEACSHAAQNERLPVQMVVQVLYFEQMRLRNAMNGGHNQLFFGQFPHRSGSGAGSGAISPRDNYASVRRENRELKLEVARMRMRLTDLEKDHVSMKQELVKSHPANKLFKSFTRKLSKLNSLFRINSIKPLIGGKASSETRFPFPKRRRHSVS
- the LOC114407341 gene encoding BTB/POZ domain-containing protein At1g03010-like isoform X2, encoding MTEEFAEKNLEARAEAYLRDTVLPNISSTVHVLHCCEALRPISEQINLVNKLINAIANNACKEQLTTGLLKLDHTFPSKTTPTMEPETPSDWWGKSFNVLSLEFFQRVVSVVKSKGLKQDMISKILMNYAHGSLQGIGVRDPQVVKGSLHDLEFQKKQRVVVETIVGLLPTHSRKSPVPMGFLSSLLKGAIAASASTPCKSDLERRISLQLDQAILEDILIPTNSPQNSHNTMYDTDSILRIFSIYLNMDEEDGEDSDNYIDESQMVYDFDSPGSPKQSSIIKVSKLLDNYLAEVALDSNLLPSKFTALAELLPDHARVVSDGLYRAVDIFLKVHPNMKDPERNRLCKTIDCQKLSQEACSHAAQNERLPVQMVVQVLYFEQMRLRNAMNGGHNQLFFGQFPHRSGSGAGSGAISPRDNYASVRRENRELKLEVARMRMRLTDLEKDHVSMKQELVKSHPANKLFKSFTRKLSKLNSLFRINSIKPLIGGKASSETRFPFPKRRRHSVS